In Deinococcus proteolyticus MRP, a single genomic region encodes these proteins:
- a CDS encoding DUF2721 domain-containing protein → MMDPGLTILTAMITPAVLISGAGAILMSTTTRVGRVTDRIKHYTDRFRALVEGDHLDGTLATAEKEMIMGQLEIHSQRSRMLLRAMTGLYVAISLFVLASVLIGARELTQGTTGVLPTVIAVLGSLSLAYATLMLSVEVRLSAKASRQEMNFMLRLGERYSQLYDETHSPSGQAAARPVR, encoded by the coding sequence ATGATGGACCCCGGCCTGACCATCCTGACCGCCATGATTACTCCGGCAGTGCTGATCAGCGGGGCAGGCGCCATTCTGATGAGCACCACCACCCGTGTGGGCCGGGTAACCGACCGCATCAAGCACTACACCGACCGCTTCCGCGCCCTGGTGGAAGGTGACCACCTTGACGGCACTCTGGCGACCGCCGAAAAGGAAATGATTATGGGCCAGCTGGAAATCCACTCGCAGCGCAGCCGGATGCTGCTGCGCGCCATGACCGGGCTGTACGTGGCCATCAGCCTGTTCGTGCTGGCGAGTGTGCTGATTGGGGCGCGTGAACTGACCCAGGGCACGACTGGCGTGCTGCCCACCGTGATCGCGGTGCTGGGTTCGCTCTCGCTGGCCTACGCCACCCTGATGCTGAGCGTGGAGGTCCGCCTGAGCGCCAAAGCCAGCCGGCAGGAGATGAACTTCATGCTGCGCCTGGGCGAGCGTTACTCCCAGCTGTACGACGAGACCCATTCGCCCTCAGGGCAGGCAGCAGCCAGGCCGGTCCGCTAA
- the rpoC gene encoding DNA-directed RNA polymerase subunit beta', which yields MKEFNKVRIAIASPDKIREWSFGEVEKPETINYRTLKPEREGLFDERIFGPIKDYECACGRYKRQRYEGKVCERCGVEVTSSKVRRYRMGHIDLATPAAHIWYVKDSPSKIGTLLDLTAGQLEKVLYFSSFLVTDPRNAQKEGRPIKRGELLSDDEYRELRFGRQETYALQGGAEAEVKDGDYVTRGQALGGNAVAKMDGLAQYRFPRRAEIAYREEQEATLPISADALVQQDSFRAGEVLAELEEAVTIAAPVAGVAFLKEMGEDSVMLELREQVDEPESAGEGEDGEDAAPAKKAPKAKVLASVYIPHGMDVQVVHGEIVDEGAVLAQAAAGALLRVSRDSRLEGVTFSKKGNVSLTAHWNRRAEYPIDPTMHVLVGDGSEVRRGQKVVGAIDEDEEVIAEADGVLTIHAPASIIVSKAKVYDYQDEPLVVNGDRVEPGDELADSGNLKSEISGRVEIDLVRKQVRVIESYDFEAKMGAEAIKDMLDDLDLDSLEAELSGMMSDNSRHKRARARKRLEVVRAFKRSGNSPSWMVMETVPVMPPDLRPMVQVDGGRFATSDLNDLYRRLINRNNRLKKLMSQGAPDMIIRNEKRMLQEAVDALIDNGRRGSPVTNPGSDRSLRSLTDLLGGKQGRFRQNLLGKRVDYSGRSVIVVGPQLRLHQCGVPKRMALELFKPFLFKLLEEKGEVTNIKQARKMLERYRDTKDSVWDSLEEVIEDKVVLLNRAPTLHRLGIQAFEPVLVEGQSIQLHPLVCEAFNADFDGDQMAIHVPLSAQAQAEARIQMLSAHNLLSPANGEPNVKPSRDIILGIFTLTQLRRDNLGAGREFGSEKDVLDAFDKGELLLNSPVTVRGKETSPGLLRYQFSSPDEAIHAVDRGEIDYQDHVTIRLNGQLHATSAGRVMFRRLVQEALGENAGMVDQLVRLDVAYEKDYLKDMVMACYRELGIEATAHLLDALKDSGFKLSTTSGITIGIDDIVIPPSKADILADADAQVAEIEQNYEFGFMTEEERYKQVVDLWNDTKDEVKNAMFQNFSDNYPFNPLWIMSQSGARGNAQQITQLAGMRGLMARPDGRTIEVPIRASFREGLTVLEYFISTHGARKGGADTALRTADSGYLTRKLVDVAHEIVVRDLDCGTTDYTTIPLGEVDSRTGEWRTRKGSELETSIYGRTVAVDIELSDRTIPADSMLALEDVQQIGKEAETLREVHVFTPFNSTIRNGVDRKCYGYDLSQAAPVSLGETVGVVAAESIGEPGTQLTMRTFHTGGVAGGGGDITMGLPRVIELFEARKPKVPAVIADRDGVLRVEEEEERYLIRIEAEDEEFSSKTAVKVPKTLRLIVRDGERVETGQPITRGAVNPHDLLEYKGIDAVQRYLVEEVQRVYRSQGVKVHDKHIEIIVRQMLRFVEITSGGDTDLLEGQLVERWDVQDANDALEAGQTPASWKPVLLGITKSSLTTKSWLSAASFQHTTHVLTEASMRGQVDDLIGLKENVILGKLIPAGTGLNAVRDIQVADDRTLERYNPAAVAAAPVPRSEEREPAEAPATPSITL from the coding sequence ATGAAAGAGTTCAACAAAGTTCGCATCGCCATCGCCAGCCCGGACAAGATTCGGGAATGGTCCTTTGGCGAAGTGGAAAAGCCTGAAACCATCAACTACCGCACCCTGAAGCCTGAGCGCGAGGGCCTGTTTGACGAGCGCATCTTCGGCCCCATCAAGGACTACGAGTGCGCCTGCGGCCGTTACAAGCGCCAGCGCTACGAGGGCAAAGTGTGCGAGCGCTGCGGCGTGGAAGTCACCAGCTCCAAAGTGCGCCGCTACCGCATGGGTCACATTGACCTGGCGACCCCCGCCGCGCACATCTGGTATGTCAAGGACAGCCCCTCCAAAATCGGCACCCTGCTGGACCTGACCGCCGGCCAGCTGGAAAAAGTGCTGTACTTCTCCTCCTTCCTGGTCACCGACCCCCGCAACGCCCAGAAGGAAGGCCGCCCCATCAAGCGCGGTGAGCTGCTGAGCGACGACGAGTACCGCGAGCTGCGCTTCGGCCGCCAGGAAACCTACGCCCTGCAGGGCGGCGCTGAGGCCGAAGTCAAAGACGGCGACTACGTGACCCGTGGACAGGCCCTGGGCGGCAACGCTGTGGCCAAAATGGACGGCCTGGCCCAGTACCGCTTCCCCCGCCGCGCCGAAATCGCCTACCGCGAGGAGCAGGAAGCTACGCTGCCCATCAGCGCCGACGCGCTGGTGCAGCAGGATTCCTTCCGTGCCGGCGAAGTGCTGGCGGAACTGGAAGAAGCCGTGACTATCGCGGCACCGGTGGCCGGTGTAGCGTTCCTCAAGGAGATGGGCGAGGACTCGGTGATGCTGGAACTGCGCGAACAGGTGGACGAACCTGAAAGCGCCGGCGAAGGTGAAGACGGCGAAGACGCCGCCCCCGCCAAGAAAGCTCCCAAAGCCAAGGTGCTGGCCAGCGTGTACATTCCTCACGGCATGGACGTGCAGGTCGTACACGGCGAAATCGTGGACGAGGGCGCCGTGCTGGCCCAGGCCGCTGCAGGTGCACTGCTGCGCGTGAGCCGTGACAGCCGCCTTGAAGGCGTGACCTTCAGCAAGAAGGGCAACGTCAGCCTGACCGCGCACTGGAACCGCCGCGCCGAGTACCCGATTGACCCCACCATGCACGTGCTGGTCGGCGACGGCAGCGAAGTGCGCCGGGGCCAGAAAGTGGTCGGCGCCATCGACGAGGACGAGGAAGTCATTGCCGAGGCCGACGGTGTGCTGACCATTCACGCCCCCGCTTCCATCATCGTGAGCAAGGCCAAGGTATACGACTACCAGGACGAGCCGCTGGTGGTGAACGGCGACCGCGTGGAGCCGGGCGACGAGCTGGCCGACTCGGGCAACCTGAAGTCCGAGATTTCGGGCCGCGTGGAGATTGACCTGGTCCGCAAGCAGGTGCGTGTGATCGAGTCGTACGACTTCGAAGCCAAGATGGGCGCCGAAGCCATCAAGGACATGCTGGACGATCTGGACCTGGACAGCCTGGAAGCTGAGCTGAGCGGCATGATGAGCGACAACAGCCGCCACAAGCGTGCCCGTGCCCGCAAGCGGCTGGAAGTGGTCCGTGCCTTTAAGCGCTCGGGCAACAGCCCCAGCTGGATGGTCATGGAAACCGTGCCGGTGATGCCGCCCGACCTGCGCCCGATGGTGCAGGTGGACGGCGGACGCTTTGCGACGTCCGACCTGAACGACCTGTACCGCCGCCTGATCAACCGCAACAACCGTCTCAAGAAGCTGATGAGCCAGGGCGCTCCTGACATGATTATCCGCAACGAAAAGCGGATGCTGCAAGAAGCCGTGGACGCCCTGATTGACAACGGCCGCCGTGGCAGCCCCGTGACCAACCCCGGCTCCGACCGCTCCCTGCGCTCGCTGACCGACCTGCTCGGCGGCAAGCAGGGCCGGTTCCGCCAGAACCTGCTGGGTAAGCGCGTGGACTACTCGGGCCGCTCGGTGATTGTGGTGGGTCCGCAGCTCCGCCTGCACCAGTGCGGTGTGCCCAAGCGCATGGCCCTGGAGCTGTTCAAGCCCTTCCTCTTCAAACTGCTGGAAGAAAAAGGCGAAGTCACCAACATCAAGCAGGCCCGCAAGATGCTGGAGCGCTACCGCGACACCAAAGACAGCGTCTGGGACTCGCTGGAAGAAGTAATTGAGGACAAAGTGGTGCTGCTTAACCGCGCACCCACGCTGCACCGTCTGGGCATCCAGGCCTTTGAACCTGTCTTGGTGGAAGGTCAGTCCATTCAGCTGCACCCGCTGGTCTGTGAAGCCTTCAACGCCGACTTCGACGGTGACCAGATGGCGATTCACGTGCCGCTGAGCGCTCAGGCGCAGGCCGAAGCCCGCATTCAGATGCTGTCGGCCCACAACCTGCTGTCGCCCGCCAACGGCGAACCGAACGTCAAACCCAGCCGCGACATCATTCTGGGGATCTTCACCCTGACCCAGCTGCGCCGCGACAACCTGGGCGCTGGACGTGAATTCGGGTCTGAAAAGGATGTGCTGGACGCCTTCGACAAGGGCGAACTCCTGCTGAACAGCCCGGTGACCGTGAGGGGCAAGGAAACCAGCCCCGGCCTGCTGCGCTACCAGTTCTCCAGCCCGGACGAGGCCATCCACGCGGTGGACCGTGGTGAGATTGACTATCAGGACCACGTGACCATCCGTCTGAACGGCCAGCTGCATGCGACCAGCGCGGGGCGCGTGATGTTCCGCCGCCTGGTACAAGAAGCCCTGGGCGAGAACGCCGGCATGGTGGACCAGCTGGTGCGCCTGGACGTGGCCTACGAGAAGGACTACCTCAAGGACATGGTCATGGCCTGCTACCGCGAACTGGGCATCGAAGCGACCGCTCACCTGCTGGATGCCCTCAAGGACAGCGGCTTCAAGCTGTCTACCACCTCGGGCATCACCATCGGGATTGACGACATCGTGATTCCGCCGAGCAAGGCCGACATTCTGGCCGACGCCGACGCTCAGGTGGCCGAAATCGAGCAGAACTACGAGTTCGGCTTCATGACCGAAGAGGAACGCTACAAGCAGGTCGTGGACCTGTGGAACGACACCAAGGACGAAGTGAAGAACGCCATGTTCCAGAACTTCTCCGACAACTACCCCTTCAACCCGCTGTGGATCATGAGCCAGTCGGGTGCCCGTGGTAACGCCCAGCAGATTACCCAGCTGGCCGGTATGCGCGGCCTGATGGCCCGCCCCGACGGCCGCACCATCGAAGTGCCCATCCGCGCGTCTTTCCGCGAAGGTCTGACCGTGCTGGAATACTTCATCTCGACCCACGGTGCCCGTAAGGGTGGTGCCGATACCGCCCTCCGTACCGCCGACTCGGGCTACCTGACCCGCAAGCTGGTGGACGTGGCCCACGAAATCGTGGTGCGCGACCTCGACTGCGGCACCACCGACTACACCACCATCCCCCTGGGCGAAGTGGACAGCCGCACCGGCGAGTGGCGCACCCGCAAGGGCAGCGAACTGGAAACCAGCATCTATGGCCGCACTGTGGCCGTGGACATCGAGCTGAGTGACCGCACCATTCCTGCGGACAGCATGCTGGCGCTGGAAGATGTGCAGCAAATCGGCAAGGAAGCCGAGACCCTGCGCGAAGTGCACGTGTTCACACCTTTCAACTCCACCATCCGCAACGGTGTGGACCGCAAGTGCTACGGTTACGACCTGTCGCAGGCCGCGCCCGTGTCCCTCGGTGAAACTGTGGGTGTGGTGGCCGCCGAGTCCATCGGTGAACCCGGCACCCAGCTCACCATGCGGACCTTCCACACCGGCGGTGTGGCCGGTGGCGGCGGCGACATCACCATGGGTCTGCCCCGCGTGATTGAGCTGTTCGAAGCCCGCAAGCCCAAAGTCCCGGCGGTGATTGCCGACCGTGACGGTGTGCTGCGCGTGGAGGAAGAAGAAGAGCGCTACCTGATCCGCATCGAGGCGGAGGACGAAGAGTTCTCCTCCAAGACGGCGGTCAAGGTGCCCAAGACCCTGCGCCTGATTGTGCGCGACGGTGAACGTGTGGAAACCGGCCAGCCGATCACCCGCGGCGCCGTGAACCCGCACGACCTGCTGGAGTACAAGGGCATCGACGCTGTGCAGCGCTACCTGGTGGAAGAAGTGCAGCGCGTGTACCGCTCGCAGGGCGTGAAGGTGCACGACAAGCACATCGAAATCATCGTGCGGCAGATGCTGCGCTTCGTGGAAATCACCTCGGGCGGCGACACCGACCTGCTCGAAGGCCAACTGGTGGAGCGCTGGGACGTGCAGGACGCCAACGACGCCCTGGAAGCCGGCCAGACCCCGGCCAGCTGGAAGCCCGTACTGCTGGGCATCACCAAGTCCAGCCTGACCACCAAGTCCTGGCTGTCGGCCGCCAGCTTCCAGCACACCACGCACGTGCTCACCGAGGCCTCCATGCGCGGTCAGGTGGACGACCTGATCGGCCTGAAGGAAAACGTGATCCTCGGCAAGCTGATTCCGGCCGGCACCGGCCTGAACGCGGTGCGCGACATCCAGGTGGCCGACGACCGCACCCTGGAGCGTTACAACCCCGCTGCCGTGGCTGCTGCCCCGGTGCCCCGCAGCGAGGAGCGCGAACCCGCCGAAGCTCCGGCGACCCCCAGCATCACGCTGTAA
- a CDS encoding CoA-binding protein: MTLLSSAQDLAAHLRPEGATVAVIGFHRDPSRAAHYVPEYLHRRGFRVIPVNPALAGSGEEFFGSPAAAQLADITVPVDIVVVFRRSDKVHGHLDDILSLSPRPRLVWMQQGIRDPQTAAVLTEVGIDVVQDRCIMVDHRSLT, from the coding sequence ATGACCCTGCTCAGCTCTGCCCAGGACCTGGCCGCGCATCTGCGGCCCGAAGGCGCCACTGTCGCCGTCATCGGCTTTCACCGCGATCCCAGCCGCGCGGCCCATTACGTTCCCGAGTACCTGCACCGCCGCGGCTTCCGGGTGATTCCGGTCAACCCGGCGCTGGCCGGCAGCGGGGAGGAATTCTTCGGCAGTCCGGCCGCTGCGCAGCTGGCCGACATAACGGTGCCGGTAGATATCGTGGTGGTTTTCCGCCGCTCCGACAAGGTGCACGGACACCTGGACGATATCCTCAGCCTGAGCCCACGCCCGCGCCTGGTGTGGATGCAGCAGGGCATCCGCGACCCTCAGACGGCCGCTGTGCTTACCGAAGTCGGCATCGATGTGGTGCAGGACCGCTGCATCATGGTGGACCACCGCTCGCTGACGTGA
- the hemL gene encoding glutamate-1-semialdehyde 2,1-aminomutase, whose product MTTSSSQPISEALFARARQVTPGGVNSPVRAFGSVGGHPHFIASADGAYLTNADGQRLLDYIGSWGPMILGHNHPGVREAVAEALQGGTSFGAPNEREVLLAEKVVELTREQGVERVRFVNSGTEATMSALRLARGVTGRSHIVKFRGNYHGHADGLLVEAGSGLLTTAEGGLGEAAPSSAGVPQEYAALTLVSEYNDPAALDTLMQQRGHDIAAVIFEPVVGNSGVLIPTPEFLAALHRVRDHGALLIADEVMTGFRLSLQGACGRLGIQPDLITWGKIIGGGLPVGAYGGRAEVMENVSPSGPVYQAGTLSGNPLAMAAGLATLGELQAKPELYEQLERYTAALADGLKAAAQEAGVPLSVNHIGSMLTAFHQEAPHGSVQTYQQAARSDTAAFAGWFRAMLRQGVYWAPSQFESIFVSAAHGDAELNLTLDAARRAYAELK is encoded by the coding sequence ATGACCACTTCCAGCTCACAGCCCATCTCCGAAGCCCTCTTCGCCCGCGCCCGGCAGGTGACGCCCGGCGGGGTCAATAGCCCGGTGCGGGCCTTTGGCAGCGTGGGCGGCCACCCGCATTTCATCGCCAGCGCGGACGGAGCTTACCTGACCAACGCCGACGGCCAGCGCCTGCTGGACTACATCGGGTCCTGGGGGCCGATGATTCTGGGTCACAACCACCCGGGCGTGCGCGAAGCGGTTGCTGAAGCCCTGCAGGGCGGCACTTCCTTCGGTGCGCCCAACGAGCGCGAGGTGCTGCTGGCCGAAAAAGTGGTGGAGCTGACCCGCGAACAGGGCGTGGAGCGGGTGCGCTTCGTGAATTCCGGCACCGAGGCCACCATGAGCGCCCTGCGGCTGGCACGCGGCGTCACCGGCCGCAGCCACATCGTCAAGTTCCGGGGCAACTACCACGGCCACGCCGACGGCCTGTTGGTCGAGGCGGGCAGTGGCCTGCTGACCACCGCCGAGGGTGGCCTGGGCGAGGCCGCGCCCAGCAGCGCGGGCGTGCCGCAGGAATACGCCGCCCTCACGCTGGTCAGCGAGTACAACGACCCTGCCGCCCTGGATACGCTGATGCAGCAGCGCGGTCACGACATTGCCGCCGTCATCTTCGAGCCGGTGGTGGGCAACTCGGGCGTGCTGATTCCCACCCCCGAATTCCTGGCCGCGCTGCACCGGGTGCGGGACCACGGCGCCCTGCTGATTGCCGACGAGGTCATGACCGGCTTCCGCCTTTCGCTGCAGGGCGCCTGCGGCCGCCTGGGCATCCAGCCGGACCTCATCACCTGGGGCAAGATTATCGGTGGGGGTCTGCCGGTCGGTGCCTACGGCGGCCGCGCCGAGGTGATGGAAAACGTGTCGCCCAGCGGCCCGGTCTATCAAGCCGGCACACTCAGCGGCAACCCGCTGGCGATGGCTGCTGGCCTGGCAACCCTGGGCGAGCTGCAGGCCAAGCCGGAACTGTATGAGCAGCTGGAGCGCTACACCGCTGCTCTGGCCGACGGCCTGAAAGCTGCCGCCCAGGAAGCGGGAGTGCCGCTGTCGGTGAATCACATCGGTTCTATGCTCACGGCCTTCCACCAGGAAGCACCTCACGGGAGCGTGCAGACCTACCAGCAGGCGGCCCGCAGTGACACGGCCGCTTTTGCCGGCTGGTTCCGCGCCATGCTGCGCCAGGGCGTGTACTGGGCCCCCAGCCAGTTCGAAAGCATCTTCGTGAGCGCTGCCCACGGTGATGCCGAGCTGAATCTCACGCTGGACGCCGCCCGACGCGCCTATGCTGAACTCAAATGA